A DNA window from Gemmobacter fulvus contains the following coding sequences:
- a CDS encoding ABC transporter ATP-binding protein, with protein sequence MSLASTSFTHLRLDRLSRSFGAFNALNEIDLMIGKGEFIALLGPSGCGKSTALNCIAGLLGTTGGGIYIDDRRIDQLKPEERGFGMVFQNYALFPHMTVLQNVGFGLKMRGIAKDEITRRAEAALALVRLQGQGDKLPGQLSGGQQQRVAIARAIVIEPPLVLMDEPLSNLDAKLRLEMRAEIRRIHNQLGATTIYVTHDQDEALSLADRIVVLRDGAIRQVGTPHELYESPKYLDVAEFMGYRNRLSGKVIRVENGVATLAVDGTEISGRAMDLLTPGETAVLAARGDDVIDTADGQNTLQAVVETIEYRGREHVGTARSDSGMELIFHGPRNVAPGSRVSLAIDAGRALVFAGRG encoded by the coding sequence ATGTCGCTTGCCTCCACGTCTTTCACCCACCTCCGGCTCGACCGTCTGAGCCGCTCGTTCGGGGCGTTCAATGCGCTGAACGAGATTGATCTGATGATCGGCAAGGGCGAATTCATCGCCCTGCTCGGCCCCTCGGGCTGCGGAAAATCGACGGCGCTGAACTGTATCGCCGGACTGCTGGGCACCACCGGCGGCGGCATCTATATCGACGACCGCCGCATCGACCAGCTGAAGCCCGAAGAGCGCGGCTTTGGCATGGTGTTCCAGAATTACGCGCTGTTCCCGCATATGACGGTGCTGCAGAATGTCGGCTTCGGCCTCAAGATGCGCGGCATTGCCAAGGACGAGATCACCCGCCGCGCCGAGGCGGCGCTGGCGCTGGTGCGGCTGCAAGGCCAGGGCGACAAACTGCCCGGACAGCTGTCAGGCGGCCAGCAGCAGCGCGTCGCCATCGCCCGCGCCATCGTGATCGAACCGCCGCTGGTGCTGATGGATGAACCGCTGTCGAACCTCGACGCCAAGCTGCGGCTGGAAATGCGCGCCGAAATCCGCCGCATCCACAACCAGCTGGGCGCAACCACCATCTATGTCACCCATGATCAGGACGAGGCGCTGTCGCTGGCCGACCGCATCGTGGTGCTGCGCGATGGCGCGATCCGGCAGGTGGGCACCCCGCATGAGCTGTATGAAAGCCCGAAATACCTCGATGTGGCCGAGTTCATGGGCTATCGCAACCGGCTCAGCGGCAAGGTGATCCGCGTCGAAAATGGCGTGGCGACGCTGGCCGTTGACGGCACCGAGATTTCGGGCCGGGCGATGGATCTGCTGACCCCCGGCGAGACGGCGGTTCTGGCGGCGCGCGGCGATGACGTGATCGACACCGCCGATGGCCAGAACACACTTCAGGCCGTGGTCGAAACCATCGAATATCGCGGGCGCGAGCATGTCGGCACCGCGCGGTCCGACAGCGGCATGGAGCTGATCTTCCACGGGCCGCGCAATGTGGCACCGGGCAGCCGCGTCAGTCTGGCCATCGACGCCGGGCGCGCGCTCGTGTTTGCCGGGCGGGGCTGA
- a CDS encoding ABC transporter permease, whose translation MIRDTSPLSKLWIAAVWLITGFFVLNVLAVILAVLTSSFGTRWLGTWFPDGFTTRWYAAAWAEFQLDHVLVVTFQIVLTVVLLSGLLGVTAAYAMARRDFYGKKIVMLIFLLPLLVPPITFGIPLATVLYKVGVGGTFWGVVLANLVPTVPFVILVMIPFIEQIDPKIEAAARVFGAGTFKLFRHVLLPMLIPGILAAMLLVLVRTVAMFELTFLTAGPTSQTLVVALYYSVFAAGVRSVQSIDAMAVIYMITSLIWLLIALRFVNPTQIVARNRQPSAQ comes from the coding sequence ATGATCCGCGATACCTCTCCACTCTCCAAACTCTGGATCGCCGCTGTCTGGCTGATCACCGGGTTTTTCGTGCTGAACGTGCTGGCGGTCATCCTCGCCGTTCTCACCTCGTCTTTTGGCACGCGCTGGCTGGGCACCTGGTTCCCGGACGGGTTCACGACACGCTGGTATGCCGCCGCCTGGGCCGAATTCCAGTTGGATCATGTGCTGGTCGTCACCTTCCAGATCGTGCTGACGGTGGTGCTGCTGTCGGGCCTGCTGGGTGTGACGGCGGCCTATGCGATGGCGCGGCGCGATTTCTACGGCAAGAAGATCGTCATGCTGATCTTCCTGCTACCGCTGCTGGTGCCACCGATCACCTTCGGGATTCCGCTGGCGACGGTGCTCTACAAGGTCGGTGTCGGTGGCACCTTCTGGGGGGTGGTTCTGGCCAATCTGGTGCCCACCGTGCCCTTCGTGATCCTGGTGATGATTCCGTTCATCGAACAGATCGACCCGAAGATCGAGGCGGCGGCGCGGGTGTTTGGCGCGGGCACGTTCAAGCTGTTCCGCCATGTGCTGCTGCCCATGCTGATCCCCGGCATTCTGGCCGCGATGCTGTTGGTGCTGGTGCGCACCGTCGCGATGTTCGAGCTGACCTTCCTCACCGCCGGGCCGACCAGCCAGACCCTTGTTGTCGCGCTTTATTATTCCGTCTTTGCGGCGGGGGTGCGGTCGGTCCAGTCGATCGACGCGATGGCGGTGATCTACATGATCACCTCGCTGATCTGGCTGCTGATCGCGCTGCGCTTCGTCAACCCGACGCAGATCGTGGCACGCAACCGCCAGCCTTCGGCGCAGTGA
- a CDS encoding dihydrodipicolinate synthase family protein, with translation MELKAYRRVLHGISGVHATAYDSAGEIDAALTARIVDGIAAAGIHNIVTGGNTGEFYSLTVDEVIRLQSIAIEANAGRSAITAAAGRSLREAIAIARAAKAAGADGVMVHHPLDPFAAPHGQVDYFIGVAEAIELPVVAYVRSDAIAVDELARLATHPRILGVKFASQNTLLFADCARATKGSEAIWICGLAETWALPFYALGGKGFTSGLVNVAPARSMAVWTALEAGDYARARAIVDSIAEFETMRTQYRNGANVTVVKEALQIRGLAMGAVRLPGLTRLDPADRARLHQLLAGWENDGLV, from the coding sequence ATGGAATTGAAGGCTTATCGCCGGGTGCTGCATGGCATCTCGGGTGTGCACGCGACTGCCTATGACAGCGCGGGCGAGATTGATGCCGCCCTGACGGCGCGGATCGTTGACGGCATTGCGGCAGCGGGCATCCACAACATTGTCACCGGTGGCAATACCGGCGAATTCTACAGCCTGACGGTGGATGAGGTTATCCGGCTGCAATCGATTGCAATCGAGGCCAATGCCGGGCGTTCCGCCATCACGGCGGCGGCGGGGCGGTCGCTGCGTGAAGCGATTGCCATTGCGCGGGCGGCCAAGGCCGCCGGCGCGGATGGGGTGATGGTGCATCACCCGCTGGACCCCTTTGCCGCGCCACATGGGCAGGTGGATTATTTCATCGGCGTGGCCGAGGCGATCGAGTTGCCGGTGGTGGCCTATGTGCGATCCGATGCGATTGCGGTCGACGAACTGGCCCGGCTGGCCACGCATCCGCGCATCCTGGGCGTAAAATTCGCCTCGCAGAACACCCTGCTGTTTGCCGATTGCGCCCGCGCCACCAAAGGCAGCGAAGCGATCTGGATCTGCGGGCTGGCCGAAACCTGGGCCCTGCCCTTCTATGCGCTTGGCGGCAAGGGTTTCACCTCGGGGCTGGTCAATGTGGCCCCGGCCCGGTCGATGGCGGTGTGGACCGCACTGGAGGCGGGCGATTATGCCCGCGCCCGCGCCATCGTCGACAGTATCGCCGAGTTCGAGACGATGCGCACCCAATACCGCAACGGCGCCAATGTCACCGTGGTGAAAGAGGCGCTTCAGATCCGCGGCCTTGCCATGGGCGCGGTGCGCCTGCCCGGCCTGACCCGGCTGGATCCGGCAGACCGCGCAAGGCTGCATCAGCTTCTGGCCGGATGGGAGAACGACGGGCTGGTCTGA
- a CDS encoding response regulator → MRILLVEDNLSLAEGLAALLRQTGYAVDVVHDGASAEALALAESFDLVILDLNLPQMDGLDVLRAMRARRNGAAVMILTARGAPEERVRGLDLGADDYLIKPFDIGEFEARVRSLLRRQAGLKTSTIAFGDLDFDLTARSFSTGGAPLDLPARERGLLELLMMRAGKVVPREAIVQSLTSLEDDLSANAIEQYVSRLRKRLGPLGLTVKTARGIGYFLDRAAP, encoded by the coding sequence GTGCGCATTCTGCTGGTGGAAGACAATCTGTCGCTGGCCGAAGGTCTGGCGGCGCTGCTGCGCCAGACCGGCTATGCGGTGGATGTGGTGCATGATGGGGCGTCAGCCGAGGCGCTGGCGCTGGCTGAAAGCTTTGATCTGGTGATCCTCGATCTGAACCTGCCGCAGATGGATGGGCTGGATGTGCTACGCGCCATGCGGGCGCGGCGCAACGGCGCGGCGGTGATGATCCTGACCGCGCGCGGCGCGCCCGAAGAACGGGTGCGGGGCCTTGATCTGGGCGCGGATGACTATCTGATCAAACCCTTTGATATTGGCGAGTTCGAGGCGCGCGTCCGCTCGCTCTTGCGCCGTCAGGCCGGGTTGAAGACCTCGACCATCGCCTTTGGCGATCTGGATTTCGATCTGACGGCGCGCAGCTTTTCGACCGGGGGCGCGCCGCTGGATCTGCCCGCCCGCGAACGCGGATTGCTGGAGCTGCTGATGATGCGCGCGGGCAAGGTGGTGCCCCGCGAGGCCATCGTGCAATCGCTCACCTCGCTGGAGGATGATCTGTCGGCCAATGCCATCGAACAATATGTGAGCCGCCTGCGCAAACGGCTGGGGCCGCTGGGGCTGACGGTGAAAACCGCGCGCGGCATCGGTTATTTTCTGGATCGGGCCGCCCCTTGA
- a CDS encoding sensor histidine kinase yields MPTSYSLRRRLLAWLLIATAVLGTAALIDTWREAVRTANALADRVLAGSALVIAERAALAEDGRLTIDIPYGALEMLSSAAQDRVFYRVDGPPRQIVTGYADLPVAAAAQGGAPAFADGLFRGVPVRVASLARAASTGIDEVPFVVTVAETTHAREQLTRQILLRSALRLAGMIAGAALIVWVAVTLSLQPLYRLGEAIAERSPDDLSPVETAVPSEVRGLVETVNSFMRRLKSALDGLRNFTGNAGHQLRTPLTVVRTQLALAGRAATLAEAQAAAAKGDAALAHADRILTQLLLLAKVEAAGSSGPVTLPLDLAAFARDLTAEHIPAAAESGIDLGFEGQGPLAILAEPLLLGEALRNLISNAILHAGRGAVVTVRVQLRPEGAALEVEDNGPGIPPAARAAAVSRFARGDTQEPGMGLGLPVVEEIAALFGGRLLLTEGSGGRGLLARMVFPMPP; encoded by the coding sequence TTGCCCACCAGCTATTCGCTGCGCCGCCGCCTGCTGGCCTGGCTGCTGATTGCCACCGCCGTTCTGGGCACCGCCGCGCTGATCGACACCTGGCGCGAGGCGGTGCGGACCGCCAATGCGCTGGCCGACCGGGTGCTGGCCGGATCGGCGCTGGTGATCGCGGAACGGGCGGCGCTGGCCGAGGATGGCCGCCTGACCATCGACATTCCGTATGGCGCGCTGGAAATGCTCAGCTCTGCCGCGCAGGACCGGGTGTTCTACCGCGTGGACGGGCCGCCGCGCCAGATCGTGACGGGCTATGCCGACCTGCCGGTGGCCGCCGCCGCACAGGGCGGGGCGCCCGCCTTTGCCGATGGCCTGTTTCGCGGCGTGCCGGTGCGGGTGGCCAGCCTTGCCCGCGCCGCCTCGACCGGGATCGACGAGGTGCCCTTCGTGGTGACGGTGGCCGAAACGACCCATGCCCGCGAACAGCTGACCCGGCAGATCCTGCTGCGCTCGGCCCTGCGGCTGGCGGGCATGATCGCGGGCGCGGCGCTGATCGTCTGGGTCGCGGTCACGCTGTCGCTGCAACCGCTGTATCGTCTGGGCGAGGCGATTGCCGAACGCAGCCCCGATGACCTCAGCCCGGTGGAAACCGCCGTGCCCTCCGAGGTGCGCGGGCTGGTGGAAACCGTCAACTCCTTCATGCGGCGGCTGAAATCGGCGCTGGACGGGCTGCGCAACTTCACTGGCAATGCCGGGCATCAGCTGCGCACGCCGCTGACGGTGGTGCGCACGCAACTGGCGCTGGCAGGTCGGGCGGCAACCCTGGCCGAGGCGCAGGCGGCGGCGGCGAAGGGCGATGCCGCACTGGCCCATGCCGACCGGATCCTGACGCAGCTTCTGCTGCTGGCCAAGGTCGAGGCGGCGGGCAGCAGTGGCCCGGTCACGCTGCCGCTGGATCTGGCCGCCTTTGCCCGCGACCTGACGGCAGAACATATTCCCGCCGCCGCCGAATCCGGCATCGACCTCGGGTTCGAGGGGCAAGGCCCGCTGGCCATTCTGGCCGAACCGCTGCTGCTGGGCGAGGCGCTGCGCAACCTGATCTCCAACGCCATCCTGCACGCCGGGCGCGGCGCGGTGGTCACGGTGCGGGTGCAGTTGCGGCCCGAAGGCGCGGCGCTGGAGGTCGAGGATAACGGCCCCGGCATCCCGCCCGCCGCCCGCGCCGCCGCCGTCAGCCGCTTTGCGCGTGGCGACACCCAGGAGCCGGGCATGGGGCTGGGCCTGCCGGTGGTCGAAGAAATCGCGGCACTGTTTGGTGGTCGGCTGTTGCTGACCGAGGGCAGCGGCGGGCGCGGGCTGCTGGCACGGATGGTGTTTCCGATGCCGCCATAA
- a CDS encoding ABC transporter substrate-binding protein, translating to MRFAPCLLVLCLLALGPAPARAEVAEFAAPAGDGDQQLVIYSSLDTDLAAPLITAFQARNPGVAVRYEDLLTGTLHDRIVAETGAGGVTADFAFSSAMDLQVKLANDGYARAVITADTPAWPDWANWRDTVYALTFEPAVFAYHGPSFADTPPPATRADLIRWIADHPDQAQGRVGTYDIARSGVGYLFLARDQDLYPGIWSVVTAMGRAGVRQYPTSGELLERIADGRLAFGYNLLGSYVAEWARQHPDVGLILPRDFTVVVSRVALVPEAAASPELGSAFLAFLMSPDGQMLLSKTLRLPAVSLEVAGQTSPAGGMQDLSGLRLKPVPVSPGLLAYLDQATRQRLIARWNRALSGK from the coding sequence ATGCGGTTTGCCCCTTGCCTGCTTGTGTTGTGCCTGTTGGCCCTTGGCCCCGCCCCGGCGCGGGCCGAGGTGGCAGAGTTTGCCGCCCCCGCAGGGGATGGCGACCAGCAGCTTGTGATCTATTCCTCGCTGGATACTGATCTGGCTGCGCCGCTGATCACCGCCTTTCAGGCGCGCAATCCCGGTGTGGCGGTGCGCTATGAGGATCTGCTGACCGGCACGCTGCATGACCGGATCGTGGCCGAAACCGGGGCAGGGGGGGTGACGGCGGATTTCGCCTTTTCTTCGGCGATGGATCTGCAGGTGAAGCTGGCGAATGACGGTTATGCCCGCGCCGTCATCACCGCTGACACGCCTGCCTGGCCCGACTGGGCCAATTGGCGCGACACCGTCTATGCGCTGACCTTTGAACCGGCGGTCTTTGCCTATCACGGGCCCAGCTTTGCGGATACCCCGCCGCCCGCCACCCGCGCGGATCTGATCCGCTGGATTGCCGATCACCCTGATCAGGCGCAGGGCCGCGTCGGCACTTATGATATTGCGCGCTCGGGCGTGGGCTATCTGTTTCTGGCGCGCGATCAGGATCTGTATCCCGGCATCTGGTCGGTGGTGACGGCGATGGGCCGGGCGGGGGTGCGGCAATATCCGACCTCGGGCGAGTTGCTGGAACGCATCGCCGATGGGCGGCTGGCCTTCGGTTATAACCTGCTCGGCTCCTATGTGGCGGAATGGGCGCGCCAGCACCCGGATGTCGGGCTGATCCTGCCGCGCGATTTCACCGTGGTCGTCTCACGCGTGGCGCTGGTGCCCGAAGCGGCGGCTTCGCCAGAGCTGGGCAGCGCCTTTCTGGCCTTTCTCATGTCGCCTGACGGGCAGATGCTGTTGTCAAAGACCCTGCGCCTGCCTGCCGTCAGTCTGGAAGTGGCAGGCCAGACCAGCCCGGCAGGCGGGATGCAGGATCTGAGCGGGCTGCGCCTGAAGCCGGTGCCGGTCAGCCCCGGCCTGCTGGCCTATCTCGATCAGGCGACGCGGCAGCGGCTGATTGCGCGCTGGAACCGGGCGCTGTCAGGAAAATAA
- a CDS encoding extracellular solute-binding protein, which translates to MTRPLSRRGFIAAAGAATGAGLLLPKGAVWAQASKLPSSPVALNVIDAAGNLALTQKIFDNFAAARPELVSGFTFNKAPSPELPGKIKAQQRANRIDIDLVIIGPDALSAGLADDIWTDIIALPDAGLPDLQATYLEPAWRMQGLSQGKGVVISYYPSGPLIEYNPAKVATPPKTAEELLAWARENPNKLIYARPANSGPGRTFLMGLPYLLGDSNPKDPQNGWDKTWAYLKELHKYIEYYPAGTGALMKELGEGTRDMTVTTTGWDINPRALGVVPEEFKVAKLDGFHWVCDAHYFSIPKGVAEDKVAVLMEFIKFALQPEQQAYSYDSGYFYPGPAVKDVPLSMAPQESQDIIAKFGRPEYEDWIANHPIELPLEPEALVTAFRRWDEDVAAG; encoded by the coding sequence ATGACAAGACCACTATCACGCCGTGGGTTCATCGCCGCCGCAGGCGCGGCCACCGGGGCGGGGCTGCTGTTGCCAAAGGGCGCGGTCTGGGCGCAGGCGTCCAAACTGCCCAGCTCGCCGGTCGCGCTGAACGTGATCGACGCCGCGGGCAATCTGGCCCTGACGCAGAAGATCTTCGACAATTTCGCGGCGGCGCGCCCCGAACTGGTGTCGGGTTTCACCTTCAACAAGGCCCCGTCGCCGGAACTGCCCGGCAAGATCAAGGCGCAGCAACGCGCCAACCGCATCGACATTGATCTGGTGATCATCGGCCCGGATGCGCTGTCGGCCGGGCTGGCCGATGACATCTGGACCGACATCATCGCGCTGCCGGATGCGGGCCTGCCCGATCTTCAGGCCACCTATCTGGAACCGGCCTGGCGGATGCAGGGCCTGTCGCAGGGCAAGGGCGTGGTGATTTCCTATTACCCGTCGGGGCCGCTGATCGAATACAATCCCGCCAAGGTCGCAACCCCGCCAAAAACCGCCGAAGAGCTACTGGCCTGGGCCAGAGAAAACCCCAACAAGCTGATCTATGCCCGCCCGGCAAACTCCGGCCCGGGGCGCACCTTCCTGATGGGCCTGCCCTATCTGCTGGGCGACAGCAATCCGAAGGATCCGCAGAATGGCTGGGACAAGACCTGGGCCTATCTGAAAGAGCTGCACAAATACATCGAGTATTACCCGGCAGGCACCGGCGCGCTGATGAAGGAACTGGGCGAAGGCACCCGCGACATGACGGTGACGACCACCGGCTGGGACATCAACCCGCGCGCGCTTGGCGTGGTGCCAGAAGAGTTCAAGGTGGCCAAGCTGGACGGCTTCCACTGGGTCTGCGACGCGCATTACTTCTCGATCCCCAAGGGGGTGGCCGAAGACAAGGTGGCGGTGCTGATGGAGTTCATCAAATTCGCGCTGCAACCGGAACAGCAGGCCTATTCCTATGATTCCGGCTATTTCTATCCCGGTCCGGCGGTCAAGGATGTGCCGCTGTCGATGGCACCGCAGGAAAGCCAGGACATCATCGCGAAATTCGGTCGTCCCGAATACGAGGACTGGATTGCCAACCACCCGATCGAGCTGCCGCTGGAGCCCGAGGCGCTGGTCACTGCTTTCCGCCGCTGGGACGAAGACGTGGCGGCCGGCTGA
- a CDS encoding ABC transporter permease — MAAPHISAPPAVPSLRQRLANHGVDGVTLLILPALLFVIAVFIYPFLYGLVLSFNPLEGGGALANYRKFFSDPYLYKTIGATLWLAIPVTVMSVALAVPIALRVRLMERQRLLTTILVLPVTLGTVLIAEGLLNYLGPQGWFSRSLMGLGLIENPLKLTNNYWGVLVSLVITVFPFTFLLTLSYVTGIDPALERAAATHGANAWQRFRHVMLPLLVPGLVVASCLSFVQAFAVFPSAVLLGAPSGPTRVISIAAAQAAFEQYDDSMASAIAMIMALVQLLVVMALLGLRSLFYRGSTAGGKG; from the coding sequence ATGGCCGCCCCGCACATTTCCGCCCCGCCCGCCGTCCCAAGCCTGCGTCAGCGGCTGGCCAATCACGGCGTTGATGGCGTGACGCTGCTGATCCTGCCCGCGCTGCTGTTCGTGATCGCGGTGTTCATTTATCCCTTCCTCTATGGCCTCGTGCTGTCGTTCAACCCGCTGGAGGGCGGCGGTGCACTGGCCAATTACCGCAAGTTCTTCTCGGACCCCTATCTCTACAAGACCATCGGCGCGACGCTCTGGCTGGCCATCCCCGTCACGGTGATGAGCGTGGCACTGGCGGTGCCGATTGCGCTGCGGGTGCGGCTGATGGAGCGTCAGCGGCTGCTGACCACCATCCTTGTGCTGCCGGTGACGCTGGGCACGGTGCTGATCGCCGAAGGCCTGCTGAACTATCTGGGTCCGCAGGGCTGGTTCAGCCGGTCGCTGATGGGGCTTGGCCTGATTGAAAACCCTTTGAAGCTGACCAACAATTACTGGGGTGTGCTGGTTTCGCTGGTCATCACGGTGTTTCCCTTCACCTTCCTGCTCACGCTGTCTTATGTCACCGGCATCGACCCGGCGCTGGAGCGGGCGGCGGCCACCCATGGCGCCAATGCCTGGCAACGCTTTCGCCATGTGATGCTGCCGCTGCTGGTGCCGGGGCTGGTGGTCGCCTCCTGTCTCAGCTTCGTGCAGGCCTTTGCCGTGTTCCCTTCGGCGGTGCTCTTGGGCGCGCCCTCCGGCCCCACACGGGTGATCTCCATCGCCGCCGCCCAAGCCGCCTTCGAGCAATATGACGACTCCATGGCCTCGGCCATCGCCATGATCATGGCCTTGGTGCAGCTTCTGGTCGTGATGGCGCTGCTGGGCCTTCGTTCACTGTTCTACCGCGGCTCGACCGCGGGCGGGAAAGGCTGA
- a CDS encoding mandelate racemase/muconate lactonizing enzyme family protein, whose protein sequence is MKITAIETVQLPHLNNILWVRLHTDEGLIGLGETFRGAHAVAAYIHSDVAPQLIGQDPLQIDRISKLLLEPYVGFRSSGVEIRAASAIDIALWDLFGKVAGLPVHQMLGGLSRPAIRTYNTCAGYTYNKQGTRRYIGDKDAASEGPYEDQIAFHRDAGALAESLLSEGITAMKIWPFDPFAVANGGNFIHASELDQALLPFRQIRDAVGDRMEVMVELHSMWDLTSALTIARGLRPFNPFWAEDPIKMTNPQALATYAQRSGLPVCASETMATRAQFLDVLRAEAVDYVMLDISWCGGLSEAKKIATMAETFQRPIAPHDCTGPVVFAASIHLALNAPNAVYQESVRAYYTSWYRDLVTVMPRIEQGMIYPFEGPGLGLELSDHVLRHPDVIRRSTTAT, encoded by the coding sequence ATGAAAATCACCGCCATCGAAACCGTCCAGCTGCCGCATCTGAACAATATCCTCTGGGTGCGGCTGCACACGGATGAGGGCCTCATCGGCCTGGGCGAGACCTTCCGCGGCGCCCATGCCGTTGCCGCCTACATCCACAGCGATGTGGCGCCGCAGCTGATCGGGCAGGATCCACTACAGATCGACCGCATTTCGAAACTTCTGCTGGAACCCTATGTCGGCTTCCGCTCGTCCGGGGTGGAAATCCGCGCCGCCTCGGCCATCGACATCGCGCTGTGGGATCTGTTCGGCAAGGTGGCGGGCCTGCCGGTGCATCAGATGCTGGGCGGCCTGTCGCGCCCGGCGATCCGCACCTACAACACCTGCGCCGGCTATACCTACAACAAACAGGGCACCCGCCGCTACATCGGCGACAAGGATGCCGCCAGCGAAGGCCCCTACGAGGATCAGATCGCCTTTCACCGCGACGCCGGAGCGCTGGCCGAAAGCCTGCTGTCCGAAGGCATCACCGCGATGAAGATCTGGCCGTTCGATCCCTTCGCCGTGGCGAATGGCGGCAATTTCATCCACGCATCGGAACTCGATCAGGCGCTGCTGCCGTTCCGCCAGATCCGCGATGCGGTGGGCGACAGGATGGAGGTCATGGTCGAGCTGCATTCGATGTGGGATCTGACCTCGGCGCTGACCATCGCGCGCGGGCTGCGCCCCTTCAACCCGTTCTGGGCCGAAGACCCGATCAAGATGACCAATCCGCAGGCGCTTGCCACCTACGCACAGCGCTCGGGCCTGCCGGTCTGCGCCTCCGAGACGATGGCCACGCGCGCGCAATTCCTCGATGTGCTGCGCGCCGAGGCGGTGGATTATGTGATGCTGGACATTTCATGGTGCGGCGGTCTGTCCGAGGCGAAAAAGATCGCCACCATGGCCGAAACCTTCCAGCGCCCGATTGCGCCGCATGATTGCACCGGCCCGGTGGTATTTGCCGCCTCGATCCACCTTGCGCTGAACGCGCCCAATGCGGTGTATCAGGAATCGGTGCGCGCCTATTACACCTCGTGGTATCGGGATCTGGTGACGGTGATGCCGCGCATCGAACAGGGCATGATCTACCCGTTCGAGGGGCCGGGGCTGGGGCTGGAACTGTCGGACCATGTGCTGCGCCATCCCGATGTGATCCGCCGCAGCACGACGGCCACATGA
- a CDS encoding GntR family transcriptional regulator yields MSDATSLEPIKLKSLRDHVHEQLREAIISGRLASGQKLNERQLAADLEISTSPLKEALRQLEGEGLVRTEPRRGTFVTFNPRQAEEMTLARAALESIIARQAAKHGTEADFDGLRAVIKDMRLAVEAADTQELIVLNERFHDAIHDASGCEYLRRLQNAQRMYDHAARITVLSREEVRRASFAEHEQIMQAIVARDEDKAERLMREHIVSAGKTHIELVFKPAP; encoded by the coding sequence ATGAGCGATGCCACCTCACTGGAGCCGATAAAGCTCAAATCCCTGCGCGATCATGTGCATGAACAACTGCGCGAGGCGATCATCTCGGGTCGGCTCGCCTCGGGGCAAAAGCTCAATGAACGGCAACTGGCCGCGGATCTGGAGATCAGCACCAGCCCGTTGAAAGAGGCGCTGCGCCAGTTGGAGGGCGAAGGTCTGGTGCGCACCGAACCCCGGCGCGGCACCTTCGTCACCTTCAACCCGCGTCAGGCAGAAGAAATGACGCTGGCGCGCGCCGCGCTGGAAAGCATCATCGCCCGGCAGGCCGCCAAACATGGCACCGAGGCGGATTTCGACGGTCTGCGCGCCGTCATCAAGGATATGCGCCTCGCCGTCGAGGCCGCAGATACTCAGGAACTGATCGTGCTGAACGAACGGTTCCACGATGCCATTCACGATGCCTCGGGCTGCGAATACCTGCGCCGGCTGCAAAATGCACAGCGCATGTATGACCATGCCGCCCGGATCACGGTCCTGTCGCGCGAGGAGGTGCGGCGGGCGTCCTTTGCGGAACACGAGCAGATCATGCAGGCCATCGTGGCGCGGGACGAGGACAAAGCCGAACGGCTGATGCGCGAACATATCGTATCCGCCGGGAAGACGCATATCGAGCTGGTTTTCAAACCGGCTCCTTAG